From Ictidomys tridecemlineatus isolate mIctTri1 chromosome 2, mIctTri1.hap1, whole genome shotgun sequence, the proteins below share one genomic window:
- the LOC144375444 gene encoding uncharacterized protein LOC144375444 isoform X2: MGQSHSTPLSLTLDHWAEVRIRAQNLSFSVKRRTWQTLCASEWPAFGIGWPPEGSFYSPLIRKIRDIVFQPGPHSHPDQQPYILTWQDLCESPPPWVKPFLIPVPSPPPTILSLKPSAPSPPFVLPESQDLTLLDSPPFPYPLPSFPNPQHPLRDSPAADSASPPQEVKPAQCPTDDPPTAHIAPPPLEEAGPAKGTRRQRMIKNPEAPVILPLRPYGPMIEDGHGGEMQAYQYWPFSSSDLYNWKNNNPPFSEDPTRLTGLIESLMFSHQPTWDDCQQLLGILFMTEERERILLEARKNILGPDGRPTQLPNIIEADFPLNRPNWDPNTIEALHRDLNNFRTMHPEVTLLQYVDDLLLAADTRENCESGTQALLSELAQLGYRTSVKKAQICQQEVIFLGYSLRGGKRWLTEPRKQTVVQIPPPSNKRQLREFLGTAGFCRLWIPGFASLAAPLYPLLKGNAQFQWNPEHQQAFDNIKRALLSAPALALPDVEKPFTLYIEKKKRNSARSAYSNSRTLEKACSLLKRNKK, encoded by the exons atgggACAGAGTCATTCCAcgcctctgtccctgacccttgatCACTGGGCTGAAGTCCGCATaagggctcagaatctttctttttcagtaaaacgtCGGACCTGGCAGACTCTTTGTGCCTCAGAATGGCCTGCCTTTGGAATTGGATggcctccagaaggatctttctactccccactaaTTCGAAAAATTAGAGATATTGTTTTTCAGCCGGGGCCACAtagccatccagatcaacagccgtatatcttaacttggcaggacctcTGTGAATCTCCTCCTCCGTGGGTGAAGCCTTTTCTTATCCCCGTTCCTAGTCCTCCTCCCACGATTCTatctctcaaaccctctgctccttctccaccctttgttctccctgagtctcaagatttgactctgctggactctcctccctttccttatcccctgccttcattccccaacccccaacaccctctaagagattcccctgctgctgactcagcttctccaccacAGGAGGTTAAGCCAGCTCAGTGCCCTACAGATGACCCCCCCACGGCACAcatagcccctcctcccctggaggaagCTGGCCCGGCTAAAGGAACTCGCCGGCAGCGAATGATTAAAAACCCTGAAGCCCCCGTGATACTTCCCCTCCGTCCTTATGGGCCAATGATAGAGGATGGCCATGGTGGAGAAATGCAAGCCTACCagtattggcctttctcctcttcagatctatataattggaaaaataacaatcccccttTTTCCGAGGACCCCACCCGGCTCACAGGTCTGATTGagtcattgatgttttcacaccagcctacttgggatgactgccaacaactCTTAGGCATtctcttcatgacagaggaacgagagagaatcctcctggaagcaagaaaaaatatcctcGGACCAGATGGGCGACCGACACAACTTCCCAACATAATCGAAGCTGACTTCCCCTTGAACCGACCcaactgggaccccaacaccattgaag CCCTTCACAGAGATCTCAACAACTTCAGAACCATGCACCCCGAAGTCACCctactccaatatgtggatgacctgctactgGCAGCAGACACCAGAgaaaactgtgagtctgggacccaagcactaCTATCCGAGCTTGCTCAACTCGGGTATAGAACTTCTGTCAAAAAAGCCCAAATAtgccagcaagaagtaatcttcctgggCTATTCCCTTAGGGGCGGTAAACGATGGCTtactgagcccagaaaacaaaccgttgtgcagataccacccccatctaaTAAGAGGCAACTCAGAGAGTTCCTCGGAACTGCTGGCTTTTGCAGGTTATGGATACCTGGGTTTGCATCCTTAGCTGCTCCTTTATACCCGTTGTTAAAGGGAAATGCCCAATTCCAATGGAACCCCGAGCACCAACAAGCTTTTGATAACATTAAAAGGGCACTGCTATCTGCTCCGGCCTTAGCACTCCCGGATGTAGAAAAACCCTTTACTCTctacattgagaaaaaaaaaaggaatagcgCGAGGAGTGCTTACTCAAACTCTAGGACCTTGGAGAAGGCCTGTAGCctacttaaaagaaataaaaaataa
- the LOC144375444 gene encoding uncharacterized protein LOC144375444 isoform X1, whose translation MGQSHSTPLSLTLDHWAEVRIRAQNLSFSVKRRTWQTLCASEWPAFGIGWPPEGSFYSPLIRKIRDIVFQPGPHSHPDQQPYILTWQDLCESPPPWVKPFLIPVPSPPPTILSLKPSAPSPPFVLPESQDLTLLDSPPFPYPLPSFPNPQHPLRDSPAADSASPPQEVKPAQCPTDDPPTAHIAPPPLEEAGPAKGTRRQRMIKNPEAPVILPLRPYGPMIEDGHGGEMQAYQYWPFSSSDLYNWKNNNPPFSEDPTRLTGLIESLMFSHQPTWDDCQQLLGILFMTEERERILLEARKNILGPDGRPTQLPNIIEADFPLNRPNWDPNTIEGREHLSTYRRALIAGLRAAARRPTNLAKVREIIQGPNESPSMFLERIMEAYRRYTPFDPQAEDQKASVTMAFIGQAALDIKKKLQRLDGLQDMTLRDLVREAEKVYYKRETEEEKEQRREKEREEREKEREKEREQREDERSKRQTEALTKVLVTTTNRPEVKRQGDRKRYLGPRQKPHLASDQCAYCKEKGHWAKDCPRKKQPRQSAILTLEDD comes from the coding sequence atgggACAGAGTCATTCCAcgcctctgtccctgacccttgatCACTGGGCTGAAGTCCGCATaagggctcagaatctttctttttcagtaaaacgtCGGACCTGGCAGACTCTTTGTGCCTCAGAATGGCCTGCCTTTGGAATTGGATggcctccagaaggatctttctactccccactaaTTCGAAAAATTAGAGATATTGTTTTTCAGCCGGGGCCACAtagccatccagatcaacagccgtatatcttaacttggcaggacctcTGTGAATCTCCTCCTCCGTGGGTGAAGCCTTTTCTTATCCCCGTTCCTAGTCCTCCTCCCACGATTCTatctctcaaaccctctgctccttctccaccctttgttctccctgagtctcaagatttgactctgctggactctcctccctttccttatcccctgccttcattccccaacccccaacaccctctaagagattcccctgctgctgactcagcttctccaccacAGGAGGTTAAGCCAGCTCAGTGCCCTACAGATGACCCCCCCACGGCACAcatagcccctcctcccctggaggaagCTGGCCCGGCTAAAGGAACTCGCCGGCAGCGAATGATTAAAAACCCTGAAGCCCCCGTGATACTTCCCCTCCGTCCTTATGGGCCAATGATAGAGGATGGCCATGGTGGAGAAATGCAAGCCTACCagtattggcctttctcctcttcagatctatataattggaaaaataacaatcccccttTTTCCGAGGACCCCACCCGGCTCACAGGTCTGATTGagtcattgatgttttcacaccagcctacttgggatgactgccaacaactCTTAGGCATtctcttcatgacagaggaacgagagagaatcctcctggaagcaagaaaaaatatcctcGGACCAGATGGGCGACCGACACAACTTCCCAACATAATCGAAGCTGACTTCCCCTTGAACCGACCcaactgggaccccaacaccattgaaggtagggagcatctgtccacttatCGCCGGGCTCTAATAGCGGGTCTCCGAGCAGCCGCTAGACGGCcaactaatttggccaaggtaagaGAAATTATTCAAGGGCCTAATGAATCTCCTtctatgtttctggagagaattatggaggcatataggagatatactccttttgatccccaggcagaggatcaaaaggcatctgtcacgatggcctttattgggcaagctgccctggatattaaaaaaaagttacaacgCTTAGATGGATTGcaagatatgactttgagagatttagtcagagaagctgagaaggtatactataaaagagaaactgaggaggagaaggaacaaaggagggagaaagaaagggaagaaagggagaaagaaagggagaaagaaagggagcaaagggaggatgaaagaagcaaaagacagactgaggcattgactaaggtcctggtcacaacaacaaataggccagaagttaagagacagggagacagaaagagataCCTGGGTCCACGCCAGAAGCCACAtctggcctcagatcaatgtgcctactgtaaagaaaaaggacactgggccAAAGACTGCCCTAGAAAGAAACAGCCACGCCAGTCAGCCATTCTAACTCTGGAGGATGATTAG